The DNA sequence GGTGAAACCCGTGCCCACGAGGTTTCGCACACCTTCCACATCTGTCATGATCCGAGAGACCATGGTTCCACTTTTGGTATTGTCAAATTCGCGGATTGGCAGCCGAATGATGTGTTGTTGGACTCTTGATCTCAAGTCGGCAATCATGTGCTGAGCGGCGACACTGAGGATTCGGGTCAATGAAAACGAGGTGATCGATTGCACCAAAATGGCGATACCGACCCCAATGACTAGCTTCAAGAGCAGATCGAGATCCTGGTTGGGCAAGATCTCGTCAAAAATGATCTTGTTGGAGTAGGGGAGTACAAGTCCTGCTGCACGGCTAATGGCTACCATGACTAGCCCCCCTAAAAGCATGCCTCTTCTAGGCCAGATGATCTCCCTGAAAGCGAACTGAAAGCTCGATTGAGAGGATTTTTTGGGTGTATTCGAAGTATCCGACATGATTGGATGTCTCTAGGTGTAAAGGTGGGATCGTTGGGAATTTGCAGAAAAATCCGCACATGCTTTCCCATAGCAACTAAACACATCTGTGAATTTCTTCGTGACAAGTTTGTGCGAGTTTTCTTCGAAAAGTTGTCCTCATCCAGGGGCCATAATTTTGTATCTTGGGATATTCGCACCTCTCCGATCTACAATCCTCTGTGAGATTGGATTACGCCCTACCGTGATTTCGGGGGGTGGCTTTTGCTAACCTATCATTCTACCCATGATCGCTCGTATTTTTCTACTGAATCTGATGTTCATTTTGGCACTGGGGACCTCTCATAATCTCCAAGCCGCCGGGATTGAATTCTTCCATGGAACTTGGCAAGAAGCCCTGGACAAAGCCAAAGCTGAAAGGAAATTGATCTTCATGGATGCCTTCACTACTTGGTGCGGCCCATGCAAGGCTATGGCGCGAAATACATTCACCGATGCCAAGGTCGGGGATATGTTCAACAAGGAGTTCATCAATGTCAAGATGGATATGGAGCGTGGGGAAGGACCGGACATTGCCCGCCAATATCAGGTATCTGCCTATCCGACGTTTCTGTTCATCAACCATCGTGGAGAAATTGTCCACAAAGGCTTGGGATACATGCCGCCAGCAAAGTTCATGGATGAGGCTCGGAAAGCACTCGATCCCAAGAAGAATCAGACGTTACTCGAACTAGAATTCGAAGAAGGCTCAGAAGATCCATACGTTTTGTACAATTATGCCGTGAACCTGCACGCACAAAACAAGGATTATCGCGAGGCTGCGGATACGTATTTTGCGACCCAATCTGAAAAGGCGCTCCTATCTGAGCGGAATTGGAAAGCCATGGTGGATATGGTGGATGACCCTCAATCTCGCGAGTTTCAGTACTTGCTGGACAAGCGGAAGAAATTCTGCAAGGCTCATGGAGAGTTGGAGGTGAATGCCAAGATCGTTTCTGTGTTGGAACAATCTGTACTTTTGGCTGCCAAATCTGGGCAAAAATCCCTGTATCAAGATGCACTGAAAATCACCAAGACTTATATTGATGATGGCAATTTTACGGACCATTACCTCAAGATGACCTATGCTGAGGCGACTGGAGATTGGGGGGATTATGCCTACAAAACGGTCCTTTTCTTCGAAGAACATCAGGTGACCAATCCCAAAATGTTGAACCATGCCGCCAAGAATTTTGTGATCCATGTGGACGATCAGGAACAATTGGAAAAGGCGGTCCAATGGGCCAGACAATCGATTGCCTTGAAGAACGAACCTTGGAATAATGAAACCTATGCTCGACTTCTGCTGAAGCTGGAAGATCATCAGGGGGCGATGCGTACTGCGAATAAGGCGAGAAGTCTTGCCGAAATGAAAGGCGAATCCACCATCCGGTTAGATCTGCTGATTGATCAAATCCGTGATGCGATGAATGACTGGTAAATGAATCCGAATGAAACCGATCTCACTCGTTACAGGTGCCAATAGAGGAATTGGCCTAGAAATATCTCACCAACTGGCCCGAAAAGGTCATCAGGTCATCATGGCAGGCCGCAATATGGACAAAGTCCGAATTGCCGCTGAACAAGTCATGTATGACGCTTTTCCTTTGGAACTGGACGTGGCAGATATGGTATCCATTCAGTTAGCTGCAGAAACCGTGGAGCAGCACTTCGGCCGAATCGATGTGCTGCTCCATAATGCCGGAATTGCCGGATCGAGTGCTGGGGCAATGGATGGTTCTTTTGTCGAAAAGGAGCGAGTCATCCAGACCAATTTCTTGGGGCCTTGGCAAACGAGCCAAGCATTTTTACCCATGCTTCGATCCTCTTCTGATGGAAGGATCATTCATGTTTCTTCCGGAATGGGGGCCACTGAAAGCCTCACTGCTGGCGGGTCAGCTGCCTATCGACTCTCCAAATCTTCCCTCAATGCCCTCACTATTTTGATGGCCGCAGAGCTTGCGCCATTTGGGATTTCTGTCAATTCGGTTTGCCCCGGATGGGTTCGTACGGACATGGGAGGTGCTTCTGCACCCGGAAGTGTGGAAGAAGGAGCGGATACACCCGTTTGGGCAGCAACGGAGCCCAACTTCCCAACCGGGAAGTTTTTCCGAGCAAGAAAGGAAATTCCTTGGTAATCAGTAGACTCCCAAACCCGGGCGCCCGGCGAGGGACATCATGCCATCTTTGAGGACAAACCCTCCTTTGGCGAGATCACTCGCCAAATCCAAGCTCCCGTCGAGATCCAAATATCGCGTATGTGAATAAGACAATGCGGTATGGAGAGCCGCGGCAATAGATACCACACTTTCGTCATTACATCCCCACATCAATTCGGTATCTGATAATCTCGCTACCTCTGCGATTCGGCGGGCTTGATGGATTCCTCCGCATTTCATGAGTTTGATATTGAAAATCCCGCATGCCTTGGGCATTTGGGCGAGTTGCCATGCGTCGTCAGCCGTGACAAGAGATTCGTCAGCGGCAATCAGATTTCTGGTTTCTCTGGGGAATTTGCGCATTTCGGCGACCTCGTCTGCTGGGATCGGCTGCTCCACCAGTTCGATGGCCCATTCTTCGGTTTCCTTGAAGAAAACAGATACTTGTTCAGGAGTATACCCTTGGTTGGCGTCTACCCGGATTCCGATTGATTCCCCGAATGTTTCTCTGAGTTTGGCGAGGCGTTCCAGATCTTCTTGCAAGGATTGGCCGAGTTTCACCTTGAGGATTTTGAACCCACGACCGATGTATTCATCCGCCTCCTCCAAGGTCTCGGCAACGTCTTTGATGCCAATGGTGATCGAGGTAGGGAGTGCAGCATGTTGTTGGCCCCAAATGGAGACGAGTGGTAGTCCCAATACTTGCCCCCAAGCATCATGCAAGGCAATGTCCAAAGCGGCTTTAGCTCCTGGTTGGGCAGGTAACCATGTATGGAGAGATTCGCAGATGGCTGGACAAGTGCGGATATCGTGGCCTTTCAGGCGATCCAGCAATTCTCCGGAGAGGGCTTCCATGGTGTCGTCCATAGATTCTCCCACCACCTGTTTACTGGGATTGGCGGAGCCTTTACCGATGATTCCCTGATCGGTATGTACTTCCACCCAGCACATGTCTACAGATGAAACGGTTTTGTAGGCAATGGTGTAGGGGCGAGTCAAGGCTAGCTGTCGGCGGGAGACAATGATGTCGGTGATCTTCATGCGAGGGGATTATGCGTTTCGCTGATAGGTTTTGAATTCCGAAATCATGCGTTTGAGTGGCTGAAGAAGTGGATGGACTCCCTCCTCGATGGGCAGGCAGGCCGGAATGCCCAGTTCATTCTGGTATCGCATTCGAGCTTGACGGGCTTCCATCAAAGGAACGTGTTGGGTGTTCAGGGCCAATCCGATGGTAGGGACACCATACATGCCGATGAGGTTGACTTGATGTGAGACTGGGGGAATGGTGCGACCGGTCTCCTCCCAACCTTTGTAGTACATTCGGCCTTCAGGGTGAACGAGAATCACAGCGTCTGCCATGCCTGACACCAAAAACTCAGAACCACATGGCCCACTAGGATTGAGCAATGCCGCTTGCCCTTCCATAAGGATGATCTCGGGCTTGGCTTCCTCGTGGCAGGTGACAATAGCTTTTTCCAATTCTCCAGAGACAAAATCATTCACGGTCGAGTCAAAGATGAACCCATATTTGCCGCCTTGCATCCAGCCGGTCTGACCTGTGTAGACCATTTCTGATTTAATTCCGAACTGATTCAGCGTTTCCATCAGTAGCCGCGCAGTAGTCCGTTTCCCCACCGCACAATCAGAGCCCAAAACCGCGATTTTAGGCACAGTGACCTGATGAATACTTCCATCCCAAAAGTGGAGTTCACCCCTCGGTTTGGGTTTTCGGATGTCAATCAAGTCTACGCCGTTGTCCATCGCCAACTCGAGCATCTCCGGCTGCTCTGATAAGAAATCGTGGAGACCATTGACAACAGATAGACCGGATTGAATGGCTTTTTTCAGAATCGGGTACCATTCCTCTGGAATTTTTCCTCCTGCCGAGGCGATTCCAATGATGAAATAATCCGCCTTTTGACCACTTTTCAGAAAGGAATCCAGATCCGAATAAATGGGGATGTTTCTACTTCGGCCATCCAGCACGGCGCCTGCATCTGATCCTGCCAGATCTTGCCCGTCCAAAAGTCCGACAATTTCATATCGTTCCGTACCACGGACCAATCCATGGGCGGTTTTGGCAAAAGGGGAATTGAATCGCCCGCCGGTGAAGACCACGGCTTTCCCATCCATAGTATTTGATTGATTAAAGCAACAAAACAGGGGTTTCCCTGAATTCTACAGCGAGTGAATATCCGATACTGTGCATGGCCAATTGGGTATCATCCTTGGAGTTGACAACGAGCAAATCCGATAGGTGATCGGCCATCAGCTTCCTATAAGCTGTAATCAAATGTCCGAAGGTAATGTATGTATCCACGGACAACTCTGGGCGTTTGGTTACGAGGGTTTCTCGCACTGAATCCGCATAGTGTTCGGGATCGGCTAGTAGTTGCCTGTGAAGGGTTTCTCGAGCTGCTTCGGTATCGATATCCGGGATTTTGGCAATGGCCGCCTGATAATACTCGAATGTGTCCTCATCCTCAATATGTACCAGGATCAATGGGGCATCTTTCCGTGCGAATGCCAAAGCATAATTTACCTGCCTATGATCCTCATAGTCATGCTCCGTAGCGACAAGTACTGCCCCTGCGGAAGCGTTGAGCTTTGGCATGCTGAACATGAGTGGATTTG is a window from the Pontibacter sp. G13 genome containing:
- a CDS encoding DUF255 domain-containing protein; its protein translation is MIARIFLLNLMFILALGTSHNLQAAGIEFFHGTWQEALDKAKAERKLIFMDAFTTWCGPCKAMARNTFTDAKVGDMFNKEFINVKMDMERGEGPDIARQYQVSAYPTFLFINHRGEIVHKGLGYMPPAKFMDEARKALDPKKNQTLLELEFEEGSEDPYVLYNYAVNLHAQNKDYREAADTYFATQSEKALLSERNWKAMVDMVDDPQSREFQYLLDKRKKFCKAHGELEVNAKIVSVLEQSVLLAAKSGQKSLYQDALKITKTYIDDGNFTDHYLKMTYAEATGDWGDYAYKTVLFFEEHQVTNPKMLNHAAKNFVIHVDDQEQLEKAVQWARQSIALKNEPWNNETYARLLLKLEDHQGAMRTANKARSLAEMKGESTIRLDLLIDQIRDAMNDW
- a CDS encoding SDR family NAD(P)-dependent oxidoreductase; this encodes MKPISLVTGANRGIGLEISHQLARKGHQVIMAGRNMDKVRIAAEQVMYDAFPLELDVADMVSIQLAAETVEQHFGRIDVLLHNAGIAGSSAGAMDGSFVEKERVIQTNFLGPWQTSQAFLPMLRSSSDGRIIHVSSGMGATESLTAGGSAAYRLSKSSLNALTILMAAELAPFGISVNSVCPGWVRTDMGGASAPGSVEEGADTPVWAATEPNFPTGKFFRARKEIPW
- a CDS encoding dipeptide epimerase, with protein sequence MKITDIIVSRRQLALTRPYTIAYKTVSSVDMCWVEVHTDQGIIGKGSANPSKQVVGESMDDTMEALSGELLDRLKGHDIRTCPAICESLHTWLPAQPGAKAALDIALHDAWGQVLGLPLVSIWGQQHAALPTSITIGIKDVAETLEEADEYIGRGFKILKVKLGQSLQEDLERLAKLRETFGESIGIRVDANQGYTPEQVSVFFKETEEWAIELVEQPIPADEVAEMRKFPRETRNLIAADESLVTADDAWQLAQMPKACGIFNIKLMKCGGIHQARRIAEVARLSDTELMWGCNDESVVSIAAALHTALSYSHTRYLDLDGSLDLASDLAKGGFVLKDGMMSLAGRPGLGVY
- a CDS encoding DUF1611 domain-containing protein — translated: MDGKAVVFTGGRFNSPFAKTAHGLVRGTERYEIVGLLDGQDLAGSDAGAVLDGRSRNIPIYSDLDSFLKSGQKADYFIIGIASAGGKIPEEWYPILKKAIQSGLSVVNGLHDFLSEQPEMLELAMDNGVDLIDIRKPKPRGELHFWDGSIHQVTVPKIAVLGSDCAVGKRTTARLLMETLNQFGIKSEMVYTGQTGWMQGGKYGFIFDSTVNDFVSGELEKAIVTCHEEAKPEIILMEGQAALLNPSGPCGSEFLVSGMADAVILVHPEGRMYYKGWEETGRTIPPVSHQVNLIGMYGVPTIGLALNTQHVPLMEARQARMRYQNELGIPACLPIEEGVHPLLQPLKRMISEFKTYQRNA
- a CDS encoding universal stress protein, with translation MSDLGAFESVFRRALRTPYEYEEIKPKHILVIVDLNPEQSAQFLNDLQAYLLPSLHPSNYQMTCWTQSDFAPWPQLKSRIQQLAPDLIISYRLLWMQDRTAQKSLGSYIDLLSQDTQIPILVMPNPLMFSMPKLNASAGAVLVATEHDYEDHRQVNYALAFARKDAPLILVHIEDEDTFEYYQAAIAKIPDIDTEAARETLHRQLLADPEHYADSVRETLVTKRPELSVDTYITFGHLITAYRKLMADHLSDLLVVNSKDDTQLAMHSIGYSLAVEFRETPVLLL